A region of Aliivibrio fischeri DNA encodes the following proteins:
- a CDS encoding pyridoxal phosphate-dependent aminotransferase yields the protein MQNIGMSSKLSSVCYDIRGPVLKHAKRMEEEGHKILKLNIGNPAPFGFDAPDEILVDVIKNLPTSQGYCDSKGIYSARKAVVQHYQRRGLLDLDVEDVYIGNGASELIVMAMQALLNNGDEMLVPAPDYPLWTAAVSLSGGKPVHYMCDEGADWYPDLDDIKKKITPNTKGIVLINPNNPTGAVYSRDFLLQVVEIARQNNLIIFADEIYDKVLYDGAVHTTLATLAPDILTVTFNGLSKAYRVCGFRGGWMFLNGPKDHAQGYIAGLDMLASMRLCANVPMQHAIQTALGGYQSINELLLPGGRLLEQRDKAYDLITQIPGVSCVKPKGAMYLFPKLDPKMYKIKDDQKFVLDFLIKEKVLLVQGTGFNWPTPDHFRIVTLPRVDDLETAIGRLERFLHTYKQ from the coding sequence ATGCAAAATATTGGAATGTCATCAAAACTTAGCAGTGTATGCTACGACATCCGTGGTCCAGTTCTTAAACATGCTAAGCGAATGGAAGAAGAAGGCCACAAAATTCTTAAGTTAAATATTGGGAATCCAGCCCCATTTGGCTTTGACGCCCCTGATGAAATCCTTGTTGATGTGATTAAAAATCTACCAACATCGCAAGGTTACTGTGATTCAAAAGGCATTTACTCAGCACGTAAAGCTGTTGTTCAACATTATCAACGTCGTGGTCTATTAGATTTGGACGTAGAAGATGTTTACATCGGTAATGGTGCGTCTGAGCTGATCGTTATGGCAATGCAAGCATTGTTAAATAATGGCGATGAGATGCTAGTTCCTGCTCCTGATTACCCATTATGGACAGCGGCAGTGTCACTTTCAGGTGGTAAACCTGTGCATTACATGTGTGATGAAGGGGCAGATTGGTACCCAGATTTAGACGACATTAAAAAGAAAATCACACCAAACACTAAAGGTATCGTGTTAATTAACCCGAATAACCCAACAGGTGCGGTATACAGTCGTGATTTCTTACTACAAGTTGTCGAAATTGCACGTCAAAACAACCTAATCATTTTTGCTGATGAAATTTATGACAAAGTACTTTATGACGGTGCAGTTCATACTACATTGGCAACATTAGCGCCTGATATCTTAACGGTAACATTCAACGGTCTATCTAAAGCGTATCGAGTATGTGGTTTCCGTGGTGGTTGGATGTTCTTAAACGGTCCTAAAGATCACGCTCAAGGCTACATTGCTGGTTTGGATATGCTTGCTTCAATGCGCTTATGTGCAAACGTACCTATGCAACATGCGATTCAAACAGCGTTAGGTGGTTATCAAAGCATTAATGAGCTTCTGCTTCCTGGCGGTCGTCTATTAGAGCAGCGTGATAAAGCGTATGACCTTATTACACAAATTCCTGGTGTAAGTTGTGTGAAACCAAAAGGCGCAATGTATCTGTTCCCTAAACTTGATCCTAAGATGTACAAGATTAAAGATGATCAGAAGTTTGTGCTGGATTTCTTAATCAAAGAGAAGGTTCTACTAGTTCAAGGAACTGGCTTTAACTGGCCAACACCTGATCACTTCCGTATCGTGACATTACCACGAGTTGATGATCTAGAAACTGCGATTGGTCGCCTAGAGCGCTTCCTACACACTTACAAACAATAA
- a CDS encoding SgrR family transcriptional regulator, with product MIEGKLAAYYFRMVELGVRTEVLITLNEVADLVFTSARHCRTILKEMSQLGWLEWHPKVGRNQRSVLYLNYHVNELKSELAKTMISNGKYEKALALIDHDHALFGALLQNTSGVVRREGELHIQLTYPRSFSALLPHCSLRNSERFLLRQVYCCLTECDFSGKLSSQLAHHWTYDEQAYRWRFYLRPQLYFHDGSIITAECVAELFQKLKELPEYQDELEHVTTISAPNTHCIEFKLNQPDLGFAGLLADARYSIQPVSQLSSSKTSIGSGFFQVDSLSDTRLQLQAFERYYGCRALVDSVTIWKVAMDSLGKIAMKSGQVDLDQKVTCTHYLEKSQDNKKMRSNEVRTRIEDGCLLALFNHSSGLSLLQRKYLSQILSPNKLQDEVIKSGEKIEAVPAYNLLQHWMKTLNSPTTELELPETLSIAVFDHQTLFRCASAMMEILSQLGVKCQINSYSFDEFYRKAKEKTLLEDVILTSLDLDDNRPTSIFRWLLSNPILQQSLSLETKEWLQSELINIRNITELTYYLGKLEPVSSSLISDYKILPLFHHKQTLRFQDVLKGVSITGWGWPAIRDVWSED from the coding sequence TTGATTGAAGGTAAACTGGCTGCTTATTATTTTCGCATGGTTGAATTAGGTGTTCGAACGGAAGTTTTAATTACTTTAAATGAGGTGGCAGATCTCGTTTTCACGAGTGCAAGACATTGCCGAACTATTTTAAAAGAAATGAGCCAGTTAGGGTGGTTAGAATGGCATCCAAAGGTTGGTCGAAATCAACGTTCTGTTCTTTATTTAAATTACCACGTCAATGAGTTGAAATCAGAATTAGCTAAGACCATGATCTCTAATGGTAAGTATGAAAAAGCATTAGCTTTGATAGATCATGATCATGCTTTATTTGGGGCGTTACTTCAAAATACCTCAGGTGTGGTTCGACGTGAAGGAGAACTACATATTCAGCTTACTTATCCTCGTTCTTTTTCTGCATTATTACCACATTGTTCATTAAGAAATAGTGAGCGTTTTCTTTTACGACAGGTTTATTGCTGTTTAACTGAATGTGATTTTTCGGGAAAACTGTCCTCTCAATTAGCTCACCATTGGACTTATGATGAACAAGCATATCGATGGCGTTTCTATTTACGACCACAATTGTATTTTCATGATGGAAGTATAATTACTGCAGAATGTGTCGCTGAATTATTTCAAAAATTAAAAGAGTTGCCAGAGTATCAAGATGAATTAGAGCACGTCACCACTATTTCTGCTCCCAATACACATTGTATTGAGTTTAAGTTAAACCAACCGGATTTAGGCTTTGCGGGTTTACTTGCTGATGCTCGTTACTCGATTCAACCTGTTTCTCAGTTATCGTCATCAAAAACAAGTATTGGCAGTGGTTTCTTTCAAGTCGATTCTCTTTCAGATACACGATTACAACTACAGGCTTTTGAGCGATATTATGGTTGTCGTGCATTAGTTGATAGTGTCACGATATGGAAGGTTGCAATGGATTCATTAGGTAAAATTGCAATGAAGAGTGGACAAGTCGATTTAGATCAAAAGGTCACTTGTACTCATTATCTCGAAAAGAGCCAAGATAATAAAAAAATGAGGAGTAACGAAGTAAGAACAAGAATTGAAGATGGATGTTTACTTGCGTTATTTAATCACAGTTCAGGGTTATCATTATTACAACGAAAATATTTAAGTCAGATTTTATCTCCTAATAAGTTACAAGATGAAGTGATTAAATCAGGAGAAAAAATAGAAGCAGTCCCAGCCTATAATCTGCTTCAACATTGGATGAAAACACTTAACTCGCCAACAACAGAACTAGAGTTACCTGAAACATTGTCTATAGCAGTATTTGATCATCAAACGTTATTTCGATGTGCCAGTGCAATGATGGAGATATTAAGCCAGCTTGGCGTAAAGTGTCAGATTAATAGTTATTCTTTTGATGAGTTTTATAGAAAAGCAAAAGAAAAGACGTTGCTTGAAGATGTCATCTTAACGAGTCTAGACTTAGATGATAACCGCCCAACATCGATCTTTCGTTGGTTATTATCCAATCCTATTTTGCAGCAAAGTCTTTCATTAGAGACGAAAGAATGGCTACAATCAGAGTTAATTAATATTAGGAATATAACTGAATTAACATACTATTTAGGTAAATTAGAGCCTGTTTCTTCAAGTCTGATTAGTGATTATAAAATATTACCTCTTTTTCATCATAAGCAGACTTTACGTTTTCAAGATGTACTTAAAGGTGTTTCTATCACGGGGTGGGGGTGGCCTGCAATTCGAGATGTGTGGTCTGAAGATTAG
- a CDS encoding dihydrofolate reductase family protein: MSNSVFIATSLDGYIADKNGGLDWLHAIPNPEQDSMGFVEHFDRIDAMVMGRNTLDMVLSFDVEWPYLKPVFVLSNTMTSVPEGYEDKVFLVKGELKEVLNEIHAKGFKNLYIDGGVTIQNFLKEDLIDELIITTIPVLLGGGSPLFAGLEQPLNFKFVKSETFLGAIVQNHFVRER, translated from the coding sequence ATGTCAAACAGTGTATTTATAGCAACAAGTTTAGATGGTTATATTGCAGATAAAAACGGAGGCCTTGACTGGCTACATGCAATTCCAAATCCAGAACAAGATTCGATGGGTTTTGTTGAACATTTTGATCGTATTGATGCCATGGTGATGGGACGTAATACTTTGGATATGGTATTAAGTTTTGATGTTGAGTGGCCTTATTTAAAACCGGTTTTTGTTCTGAGTAATACCATGACCTCTGTTCCTGAAGGGTATGAAGACAAGGTCTTTTTAGTTAAGGGTGAGTTGAAAGAGGTTCTTAATGAGATTCATGCCAAAGGTTTTAAAAACCTGTATATCGATGGTGGAGTGACTATCCAAAACTTTTTAAAAGAGGACTTGATTGATGAGCTTATTATTACCACGATACCTGTGCTGTTAGGTGGAGGCTCACCATTATTTGCTGGTTTAGAACAACCGCTAAACTTTAAGTTTGTGAAGAGCGAAACCTTCCTTGGTGCGATTGTTCAGAACCACTTTGTACGTGAGCGTTGA
- a CDS encoding AraC family transcriptional regulator produces MKSLGELMQSYADHCGFNDLEGIKETAIPGVWFYRSSKGNQRQPFVYQSGIIVLGKGHKNIYIGNQPVHYGPDDYLVVGVPMPLECEAFPENGDPLLGLSIDVDSALLHRLVNELEEAKFQPCIQTSSDGFGLTSVKMANDMLESCKRLMAALHTDLDTKMLGEALLTEIVYRVLTGPEGHVLFNLAHHDSQYARVAKAMNKMHQSYANSLTVQNLAEEANMSVSAFHSAFRKITLESPLQYLKKVRLNKAKELIQLEGKRVNDAAHLVGYTSTSQFSREFKRHFNVTPKGCLV; encoded by the coding sequence ATGAAGTCTTTGGGCGAATTGATGCAAAGTTATGCGGATCATTGTGGATTTAATGATCTTGAAGGTATTAAAGAAACCGCTATTCCTGGCGTGTGGTTTTATCGCAGTAGTAAAGGAAATCAACGTCAGCCTTTTGTTTATCAGTCAGGGATTATTGTTCTTGGTAAAGGTCATAAGAATATTTATATAGGTAATCAGCCGGTTCATTATGGCCCTGATGATTATTTAGTGGTGGGCGTGCCGATGCCATTAGAGTGCGAAGCATTCCCAGAAAATGGAGATCCGCTGTTAGGTTTAAGTATTGATGTGGATTCCGCTTTGTTACACCGTTTAGTTAATGAGCTAGAAGAAGCAAAGTTTCAACCTTGTATACAAACCTCTTCAGATGGCTTTGGATTAACATCCGTAAAAATGGCGAATGATATGTTGGAGAGCTGTAAGCGATTAATGGCAGCATTACATACAGATCTAGATACAAAAATGCTAGGAGAGGCATTATTAACTGAGATTGTGTATCGAGTGCTGACTGGGCCAGAAGGTCACGTATTATTTAATTTAGCGCATCATGATAGCCAGTATGCTCGTGTTGCTAAAGCGATGAATAAGATGCATCAATCGTATGCAAATAGCTTAACTGTGCAAAATTTGGCGGAAGAAGCCAACATGAGTGTTTCTGCTTTTCACTCTGCATTTAGGAAAATCACGCTAGAGTCGCCATTGCAGTATTTAAAAAAAGTACGTTTGAATAAAGCAAAAGAATTGATTCAGTTAGAAGGTAAACGAGTGAATGACGCTGCTCATTTAGTTGGATATACCAGCACTTCTCAATTTAGTCGTGAGTTTAAGCGCCATTTTAATGTGACGCCTAAGGGCTGTTTGGTTTAG
- a CDS encoding iron-containing alcohol dehydrogenase, translated as MKFSYVNPTLIHFGQGQIEAIATSIPQDQKVLVIYGGGSIKHNGVYDQVVAALSNHTWLEFSGVEPNPTVETLDKAVTIAKEENVDYILAVGGGSVIDGSKYVAAATKYDGNGWDILIGKHTVTEAVPLGAILTLPATGSESNSGAVITQKSTQTKLPFMASAVQPKFAVLDPDSMKTLPERQLINGIVDAWVHTCEQYLTMPTGAMVQDGYAETLLRNLLTLGAQYDDRDNNEWRSNLMWTANQALNGLIGTGVPHDWATHMIGHELTALYNVDHARSLSIVQPSLLRNQIEAKRAKLEQMGKNVFGLVYTDDLAERTIIEIENFYHSLNSPTELTEHGNDKASAIDAIIKQLEAHGMVALGEHQAITPDVSRKILEDAVK; from the coding sequence ATGAAATTCTCTTACGTTAACCCTACTCTAATCCATTTTGGCCAAGGTCAAATCGAAGCTATCGCAACATCTATTCCACAAGACCAAAAAGTGCTTGTCATTTATGGTGGCGGTTCTATTAAACACAATGGTGTTTACGATCAAGTTGTCGCTGCTTTATCCAATCATACATGGCTTGAGTTTTCGGGCGTAGAACCAAATCCAACAGTAGAAACATTAGATAAAGCGGTCACTATCGCTAAAGAAGAAAACGTAGATTACATTCTTGCTGTTGGTGGTGGCTCAGTTATTGATGGTTCAAAATATGTTGCAGCAGCAACCAAATATGACGGTAATGGTTGGGATATCTTAATTGGTAAACACACAGTGACCGAAGCCGTTCCACTTGGTGCAATCTTAACCTTGCCAGCAACAGGCTCTGAGTCTAACTCTGGTGCTGTAATTACTCAAAAATCAACACAAACCAAACTGCCTTTCATGGCTTCAGCAGTACAACCAAAATTTGCGGTTCTTGATCCTGATTCAATGAAGACATTACCAGAACGCCAATTAATTAACGGGATTGTTGATGCTTGGGTTCATACTTGTGAGCAATATTTAACTATGCCAACTGGTGCAATGGTACAGGATGGCTATGCCGAAACCCTACTACGCAACTTACTGACTCTCGGTGCTCAATACGATGACCGTGACAATAATGAGTGGCGCTCAAACCTGATGTGGACAGCTAACCAAGCGCTAAATGGCTTGATTGGTACAGGTGTTCCTCACGATTGGGCAACACATATGATTGGTCATGAGTTAACTGCGCTTTATAACGTAGATCACGCACGCTCTTTATCTATCGTTCAACCGTCTTTACTTCGTAATCAAATCGAAGCAAAACGAGCTAAATTAGAACAAATGGGTAAGAATGTATTTGGGCTTGTTTATACCGATGATTTAGCAGAACGTACTATCATTGAAATTGAAAACTTCTACCACAGCTTAAACTCTCCAACTGAATTAACCGAGCATGGTAATGATAAAGCATCTGCTATTGATGCTATTATCAAACAGCTTGAAGCTCATGGAATGGTTGCTTTAGGTGAACATCAAGCAATTACACCTGATGTATCACGTAAAATTCTTGAAGACGCTGTAAAATAA
- a CDS encoding DMT family transporter encodes MSQHQPVQGASWMLTAGLAFAIVNSIAQYVSMNFGLPSTMVALVQYAIALVVILPYLRTLGLRNSLRTEHFGMHALRVFLSVIGIQLWLWALAYPVPIWQGIALLMTSPLFATIGSGLFLKEKVGAARWFATLAGFVGAMIILEPWSDSFTWATLLPVGAAFFWACYSLMVKKMSSNDSPSTMVVYLLVLITPFNILLALPEWQTPSGMNVWLLLFCAGVMTALAQWAIVKAYSVADASFVQPFDHAKLPLNVLAGWMVFGWVPPGRLWLGAAIIIASVAFITQWERKKK; translated from the coding sequence ATGTCTCAACATCAACCGGTTCAAGGCGCTTCTTGGATGCTTACCGCAGGACTTGCTTTTGCGATAGTAAACAGTATTGCTCAATATGTAAGTATGAATTTTGGTCTTCCATCGACCATGGTTGCTTTGGTTCAATACGCTATTGCTTTGGTTGTTATTTTACCTTACCTACGAACATTGGGTCTTCGTAATTCACTTCGAACTGAACATTTTGGTATGCATGCTCTGCGTGTATTCTTATCAGTTATCGGCATTCAGTTATGGCTGTGGGCCCTTGCTTATCCTGTTCCTATTTGGCAAGGTATCGCTCTTTTGATGACGTCTCCATTATTTGCAACCATAGGTTCTGGTCTATTTTTAAAAGAGAAAGTAGGAGCGGCTCGTTGGTTTGCGACTTTAGCTGGTTTTGTTGGTGCAATGATTATTCTAGAGCCATGGTCTGATAGCTTTACATGGGCAACATTATTGCCTGTTGGTGCGGCTTTCTTTTGGGCTTGTTATTCGTTAATGGTGAAGAAAATGTCGTCAAACGATTCACCATCGACCATGGTTGTGTATTTATTGGTTCTGATTACGCCATTTAATATTTTATTAGCGCTACCTGAATGGCAAACCCCAAGTGGTATGAATGTGTGGTTATTGCTGTTTTGTGCTGGTGTAATGACAGCATTAGCGCAATGGGCAATTGTAAAAGCGTATTCAGTTGCTGATGCTTCATTTGTTCAGCCTTTTGATCATGCAAAATTGCCATTAAATGTGTTAGCAGGCTGGATGGTATTTGGATGGGTTCCACCTGGTCGTTTATGGTTAGGTGCTGCTATTATTATTGCTTCTGTTGCGTTTATTACACAATGGGAACGCAAGAAGAAATAA
- a CDS encoding coniferyl aldehyde dehydrogenase gives MSSVANLLDQFEQLKHAYQASPNSSKDERLLLLGQLKQALLSEKENITSALEKDYGYRSHFDSTICDLMPSIQHINYTTKRLSKWLKPQKRSAGLLLSPSRLQVVYQPLGVIGVIVPWNFPIYLSIAPIVTAIAAGNRVMVKLSEYTPETNQVLRRVFSDLSEHVCIIEGAADVAAEFSQLPFNHLLFTGSTQVGKLVASAAAKNLTPITLELGGKSPVIIADDADLTSSVDAIMLGKSMNAGQICVAPDYVFIPKNKVEKFISLYVRRFSQAFPEKKGKREYSHIINQAQYERLESYLTDAKEKGATLTSIECDVQSEGRSFLPHLLTDVNDDMLVMQEEIFGPILPIIGYEVIEEAFDYIKQRPRPLALYVMSSDKLLIKQIIANTHSGGVAINDTMMHVAADDAPFGGIGDSGMGSYHGIEGFITFSHAKTVLSTPTWLPRARLLLKHKKSMLKVLGLKFMK, from the coding sequence ATGAGTAGTGTTGCTAATTTGCTAGATCAATTTGAACAGCTTAAACACGCGTATCAAGCATCGCCGAATTCATCAAAAGATGAGCGATTGTTGCTGCTTGGCCAATTAAAACAGGCTTTATTATCTGAAAAAGAAAATATAACGAGCGCATTAGAAAAAGATTATGGATATCGAAGTCATTTTGACTCCACTATTTGTGATTTAATGCCGTCAATTCAGCATATTAATTACACGACCAAACGTTTATCAAAGTGGTTAAAACCCCAAAAACGAAGTGCTGGTTTATTGCTTTCTCCATCAAGATTACAAGTCGTTTACCAACCTTTAGGCGTGATAGGCGTTATTGTTCCTTGGAATTTTCCAATCTATTTAAGTATAGCGCCAATTGTTACAGCTATCGCAGCAGGTAATAGAGTGATGGTGAAATTGAGTGAATATACGCCAGAAACCAATCAAGTACTCCGTCGAGTCTTTTCCGATTTATCTGAGCATGTATGCATCATTGAAGGCGCCGCTGATGTGGCTGCTGAATTCTCTCAGTTACCTTTTAATCACTTATTATTTACGGGCTCAACTCAAGTGGGGAAACTGGTAGCAAGTGCAGCAGCAAAAAATCTTACGCCTATTACGCTTGAACTTGGCGGGAAATCACCTGTTATTATCGCTGATGATGCGGATTTAACATCGTCTGTTGATGCCATTATGCTCGGAAAATCAATGAATGCAGGGCAAATATGCGTAGCACCTGATTATGTCTTCATTCCTAAAAATAAGGTCGAAAAGTTTATCTCTTTGTATGTTCGTCGATTTTCACAGGCGTTCCCTGAAAAAAAAGGAAAACGAGAATACAGCCATATTATTAATCAAGCTCAGTATGAACGTTTAGAATCGTATCTTACGGATGCTAAAGAAAAAGGAGCGACGCTCACTTCGATAGAGTGTGATGTTCAATCCGAAGGACGTTCGTTTTTGCCACACCTGCTTACTGACGTTAATGACGATATGCTAGTGATGCAAGAAGAGATATTTGGACCAATTTTACCCATCATTGGCTATGAGGTCATTGAAGAAGCATTTGATTATATTAAGCAGAGACCGAGACCATTAGCTCTGTATGTGATGTCTTCCGATAAGCTGTTAATTAAACAAATTATTGCAAATACACACAGTGGTGGTGTGGCAATCAACGATACTATGATGCATGTTGCTGCTGATGACGCCCCATTTGGTGGAATCGGTGATTCTGGTATGGGAAGCTATCATGGCATAGAAGGTTTTATTACGTTTTCACATGCTAAAACCGTGTTATCAACGCCAACGTGGTTACCAAGAGCACGGTTATTATTGAAGCATAAAAAGTCAATGCTTAAAGTATTAGGCTTAAAATTTATGAAATAG
- a CDS encoding anti-phage deoxyguanosine triphosphatase, which produces MNKTNEITLSPHWEDRISNEQKLRRNDQRSVFQRDRARILHSAAFRRLQAKTQVHGPGSANDFYRTRLTHSLEVSQIGTGVVAQLKLRQPEFRALLTSTSLMESICLAHDIGHPPFGHGGEIALNYMMRDHGGFEGNGQTLRILSKLEPYTEHFGMNLARRTLLGVLKYPAFLDQVHSTERPQEVTNVRHLKSIDWHPPKGVYRDDADILNWILKPLSDVDKALFSTFRFQQDSQNTHRKTRFKSIDCSIMELADDIAYGVHDLEDAIVMGIVTRNQWQESVASKLAECGDEWFEANIETISDKLFSGLQYQRKDGIGSIVNALLTSITIKPTTFNDEAEFESELLRWNAFLSPSMSYALEVLKKFVGQFVIHNSEMQRIEYKGQQIVMEIFDALNSDPERLLPENDKREWREAKESGANAHRVIADYIAGMTDGYAQRLYNQLFVPI; this is translated from the coding sequence ATGAATAAAACGAATGAAATTACTCTATCCCCTCACTGGGAAGATCGTATAAGCAACGAACAAAAGTTACGTCGTAATGATCAGCGCAGCGTTTTTCAACGAGATCGTGCTCGTATTCTTCACTCTGCCGCTTTTCGCCGCCTTCAAGCTAAAACTCAAGTGCACGGCCCAGGTAGTGCCAATGACTTTTATCGCACTCGATTAACCCATTCTCTTGAGGTCTCTCAAATAGGTACAGGGGTTGTCGCACAGTTAAAGCTTAGACAGCCTGAGTTTCGTGCCCTTTTAACCTCAACTAGCTTAATGGAAAGCATTTGTTTGGCTCATGATATTGGCCACCCACCTTTTGGTCATGGTGGCGAAATCGCTCTAAATTATATGATGCGTGATCATGGTGGTTTTGAAGGTAATGGGCAAACTCTACGAATTTTAAGCAAGTTAGAACCCTATACTGAGCATTTCGGTATGAACTTAGCCAGAAGAACCTTGTTAGGGGTTTTAAAATACCCTGCATTTCTTGATCAAGTTCATTCAACAGAACGCCCACAAGAAGTAACTAATGTTCGTCATTTAAAATCCATAGATTGGCATCCACCCAAAGGGGTTTATCGTGATGATGCTGATATTTTAAATTGGATTTTAAAACCGCTATCGGACGTCGATAAAGCGCTATTTTCTACTTTCCGTTTTCAACAAGACAGTCAAAATACGCACCGTAAAACTCGCTTTAAATCTATAGATTGTTCCATCATGGAACTCGCTGATGATATTGCTTATGGCGTTCATGACCTAGAAGATGCCATTGTGATGGGAATTGTTACTCGTAATCAGTGGCAAGAATCAGTAGCGAGTAAATTAGCAGAATGTGGTGATGAGTGGTTTGAAGCAAATATTGAAACCATCAGCGATAAACTATTTTCAGGCTTACAGTATCAACGTAAAGACGGCATCGGCAGTATCGTAAATGCGCTATTAACATCGATTACCATTAAACCGACCACCTTTAATGATGAAGCAGAGTTTGAATCTGAATTGCTGCGTTGGAATGCTTTTTTAAGTCCTTCTATGAGTTATGCCTTAGAAGTATTGAAAAAGTTTGTTGGGCAATTCGTAATTCACAACTCTGAAATGCAGCGTATTGAATATAAAGGCCAACAAATAGTCATGGAGATATTTGATGCTCTCAATTCAGATCCTGAACGCTTGTTACCAGAAAACGACAAAAGAGAATGGAGAGAAGCGAAAGAATCTGGTGCTAATGCACACCGTGTAATTGCTGATTATATCGCTGGCATGACCGATGGCTATGCTCAGCGTTTATATAATCAACTCTTTGTTCCGATTTAA
- a CDS encoding DTW domain-containing protein, producing MIRFCLQCLKTKKACICEWITPITTDIELIILQHPTEAKRPLGTAKILSLSLANCRTFIGENFSEHSELNQLLADDSYHHQVLFLDNESQAIGTDKALLQKKQRVILLDGTWKKAYKMWQLSTNLHSLPKVHLNTDLSGNYRVRKAPKDNALSTAEAGYHILTQLDNDCVASNNVEKFDSILTAFDNMIEFHISQMPEGVFEKNYRS from the coding sequence GTGATTCGATTTTGTCTTCAATGTTTAAAAACAAAAAAAGCCTGTATATGTGAGTGGATCACACCCATCACCACGGATATTGAATTAATCATACTACAGCATCCAACAGAAGCTAAGCGCCCATTAGGAACAGCGAAAATTTTATCTTTAAGTTTGGCGAATTGTCGTACTTTTATCGGTGAGAATTTTTCAGAACATTCTGAGTTAAACCAATTATTAGCTGACGATAGCTATCATCATCAAGTGTTGTTTTTAGATAATGAAAGCCAAGCTATTGGTACAGATAAAGCTCTTCTTCAAAAGAAACAACGCGTTATTCTATTAGATGGTACGTGGAAAAAAGCATATAAAATGTGGCAGTTATCCACCAATTTGCATTCCTTACCTAAGGTGCATTTAAACACCGATTTATCTGGTAATTATCGAGTTCGTAAAGCGCCAAAAGACAATGCATTATCAACAGCGGAAGCGGGATACCACATTTTAACTCAGCTAGATAATGATTGTGTGGCGTCAAATAATGTTGAAAAATTTGATTCGATTTTAACGGCATTTGATAACATGATTGAGTTTCATATTAGCCAAATGCCAGAAGGTGTATTTGAGAAGAACTACCGTTCATAG
- the rrtA gene encoding rhombosortase, which produces MFKLLLPILIGLGIAQFSMVSDILVWDRYLIEHGELWRIVTGNFTHTNLAHLIMNAAALVLFSYIFKELLTLKKLSILLFSISLLTGLALLFTPIQAYVGLSGVLHGLFVWAAIEDIKNKRQTGWLLLLGVIAKISWEHYFGASASTISLINAKVATEAHLFGVIAGGLLQIPALFLKTNKASDGLK; this is translated from the coding sequence TTGTTTAAATTATTACTTCCCATTCTAATTGGGCTTGGTATTGCTCAATTTAGTATGGTATCGGATATATTGGTATGGGATCGCTATCTGATAGAACATGGCGAGCTTTGGCGTATCGTAACAGGGAACTTTACCCATACGAATCTAGCACATTTAATAATGAATGCTGCTGCACTCGTCCTTTTTAGTTATATTTTTAAAGAGTTACTTACCCTTAAAAAATTATCGATTTTACTGTTTTCTATCAGTTTACTAACTGGACTAGCACTACTCTTTACGCCAATACAAGCTTATGTTGGACTCTCAGGCGTATTACACGGGCTGTTTGTTTGGGCTGCCATCGAAGACATAAAAAATAAACGTCAAACCGGATGGTTACTGCTGCTAGGTGTAATTGCTAAAATCAGTTGGGAGCACTATTTTGGAGCCAGTGCATCAACCATCTCATTAATAAATGCAAAAGTAGCAACAGAAGCGCATCTATTTGGAGTAATCGCAGGCGGACTACTCCAAATTCCAGCTCTATTTCTCAAAACTAATAAAGCTTCTGACGGCCTAAAATAG